The nucleotide window TGGTCAGGGTCACGCGCCGCGCCTCTGCATCATCTTCGGCCGATACCACCACTTCGGTCGTCATCGACAGCCTGGGCGCCTGATAGACGAAGCAGGCAAGATGTTCGGAAAAGGCCGCACGGTGCCGCCCCGGATGTGCCCCCGTGGGCTGAACCCCCGCCGACCACAGCGCGCCCGATGCGACATCGCGTGCAAAGATCGGCGAGCCGGGAGAGTCTTGCACGCGGTCGGGTCGCCAGCGGGTGACCGCGAGGTCGCGCCACCGGCTGAAGCCTCCGCCGGTTGGGGTCAGCATCACGCCATAGCTGCCATTCGACAGAAGGTGCCCGGTCGGCGCCCCGGAGTCCGGCGCATCGAAGCGGCGCGTGACCGGGGCATCCGCCGCCTCGACCGTGGTGACAGGCACGTCTTCGGCGCGCGGCGGGGCGGCCGTGGCATCGCGCGGCACCCTCTCTTGCAGCAGCAGATCCACGGCGCGGATCATCGGCTCTGCGTGAAAGCGCGTGCGCAGGCGGCCATCTTGCAAGGTGTTGGCAATCGCGGTGATGGTCATGCCCTGATGGTGCGCCATGAAGCTTTGCACGATGGCATGGTCCGCCCCCGCAGGCAGTCGCTGCGCCGTGAAATCCACCGCCTCATAGAACCCGTGGCGGCCCTCTGCCCCGATCCCGGCAAGGCGGGCAAAGTTCTGCAGGGCCGCCCGCGGATCGACCATCGCCGCAAGGCCGGTGGCATAGGGCGCGACCACGCGGTTTGCGTTCAACCCGCGTTTGAGGCCGAGGCCCGGCACACCAAAGTTGGAATACTGATAGGTCATCTGCAGATCGCGGGCGTTGTAGGATGACTCCGAGACCCCCCAAGGCATCGCGTTCGCCGCGCCGTAAGCCATCTGCCGCGCCACGATCAGGCGGTTGGTCTGCTCCAGCACCGAACCCGCCGGCGCTCGCATCACCAAAGACGGCATCAGGTATTCGAACATGCTGCCCGACCAAGAGATCAGCGCAGAGCCCGCGCCGATCGGCGTGGCCGCGCGGCCCAGCCTGAACCAGTGCCGCGTCGCCACGTCGCCCTTGGCGATGGCGAAAAGGCTGGCCAGCCGCGCCTCGGATGCCAGAAGGTCGTAGCAGTTCGCATCGCGGGCGTTGGTCGATACGGAGTAGCCGATCGACAGCAACTTCTTTTCCGGGTCGACCAGGAGGCCGAAGTCCATCGAAAGCGCAAGGCTGCGGGCAAGATATTCCACCGCCGCCAGCCGGTCCGCGTGGCCGCCTGCTGCATCCTCGACATGGCCGACGATACAATCGCGCGCGGCGCCGCACCAGAATGCCAGATCGGCGGCCGGCTCGCCCCCCGCCTGCGCCAGTTCGGCAGCGTGGGCGGCCAGCGGCAGCAGATCGGCAAGCGGGTCTTGCCGTGCATTGCCGGCTGTCAACTCGTCCAGCAAGGCGCCGACCGCGTCGGTATCGGCGGGCAGCGCCTGCTGCGCGAGGGCGATGGCATCGCCAAGGCCCGTTCGGCGCGCGGCTTCGCTCACCGGCGCGGCCTGCCATTCCGCGCAGGCCTGCGCCACGGCGATCAGGTGCCCGGCGAGGTTGCCGCTGTCGACCGATGACACATAAGCCGGGTCCAGCACATGCAGATCGCGGGTGTCGTGCCAGTTGTAAAGGTGCCCGCGAAACCGGGGCATCCGCTGCAAGGTATGCAGGGTCTGTTCCAGCCGGGTGATCGCGGCGGCCTGACCGATCCAGCCAAAGTCGCGCGCGACCGTCGTCGACAACAGGTAGAGCCCGATATTCGTCGGCGAGGTGCGGTGAAACACCGTCGGGACCGGCGTTTCCTGAAAGTTGTCGGGCGGCAGGAAGTTGTCCTCGGCGGTCACGAACGTCTCGAAATAGCGCCAGGTGCGGCGGGCGATCAGGCGCAGTGCACGGCTGTCGTCGCTGCCAAGCGGCGCCGCGTCCGCCACGGCCCGCGGCAGGCTGATGCGGTGCGCAAGGAGGGGCGCGGCCAGCCACAACAGCGCGAAGGGCGCCGCCACCGGCCAGACTGCCGGATTGATCGCCATCGCCGCCGCGCAGGTGCCAAGGCCAAGCAAGACCCCTCCGGCCATCCGCCGATACTGCGCCACCGGCCCCGGCCGTGCCCCCGCGCCAGAGGCGGCAGCCGTAACCCATTGCAGCAGGTGCCTGCGGGTCACCGTCAGACGGATCAGCGTCCGGGCACAGGCATCCGCCATTTGCCAGGCGCTCTCGGCCAGGAACGCGATGTTCAGCGCGATCTGGGCCAGGGCGGCGCAGGTATCGGCGGCCAAAGCGGCAAAATGGCTGCGCGAGGTGATGCCGGCGCGCCCCGGAAGCACCGCAAACGGCAGGCCGACCAGATGCGGCAGCGACAGCAGCACCAGCACGGCAATGGTCCACGCCGCGGCCACGGGCAGCGGCATGAGCCAGCCCGCGCACAGCGAGACAAGCGCAAGCGGCGCAACCAGCGCGCGGCGCAGGTTGTCGATCATCTTCCAGCGGCCCACGGCGGTCAGCCCGCTGCCGCGCCGGGCCAGCCACGGCAAAAGCTGCCAGTCGCCCCTCACCCAGCGATGCTGGCGGCGGGCAGCAACGTCGAACCGCGCCGGAAACTCGTCGACGACGTCGATATCGGAGGCCAGCCCGGTACGGGCAAAGATGCCCTCGTAAAGGTCGTGGCTCAGCATGGTGTTCGGCGGCACGCGGCCGGCAAGACTGGCCGAGAACGCATCGACGTCATAGATGCCCTTGCCGGTGAAAGAGCCTTCGCCGAACAGGTCCTGATAGACGTTGGAAATGGCGGCGGCGTAAGGCTCGATCCCACCGGGGCTGGAGAATATCCGCTGGAACAGCGAGCCTTCCGCGCCGATAGGCAGGGCCGGGGTCACGCGCGGCTGGATGACCCCGTAACCGGCGGTGATGCGCCGGCTGACAGGGTCGAACACTGCGCGGTTCAGCGGGTGAGCCATCTTGCCGATCAACCGTGCGACGGTATCGCGCAGCAGCCGGGTGTCGGCATCAAGGGTGATGACGAAGCGCACGTCCCGCGGCAGCGGCGGGTGTGGCAAGAAGCTTGTGTCCGTGGCGCCGCGCAGCAGCCGGTTCAACTCTTCCAGCTTGCCCCGCTTGCGCTCCCATCCCATCCAGACGCCTTCGGCCGGGTTCCAAAGCCGGTGGCGGTGGAGGAACACGAAACGGTTGCCATGATCGGATGGGTAGCTTGTGTTCAGCCGGGTCATCGCCGCGTCTGCCTCGGCGATCAGTGAGGCATCCTCGGGAGTTGTCTCGGTGCCTGCGTCCGGCCCGTCGGACAGCAATGCATAGTGCAGCGCGCCCCCGACGCTGGAGAGGTGATGCACCTCCAGCTGTTCGACAAGCGCCTGAAGGTCACGCCGGTCGCCCAACAGGACGGGCACCGCGATCAGGGTGCGCAGATGCGGCGGGATGCCAGCCGACAGGTCGAGCCCCGGCAGCAGCTTGGGCCGCACGGCGCGCGTGACGGCGAGGTTGACCAGGGCGGTGCCGGTTTCGGTTGCCACGACAAGCCCGCTGAGGCCAAGCAAGGCCAGCGCAGCCCCGCTTGCTCCGGTCGCCCAAAGCGCCACCGCCAAGGCCCCGACCGATACCAGCGCGATGGCCGCCAGATAGCCCCCAAGCCCCAGCCGGCCCAAGCGGCGGCCAATCCGCATCCGCAAGGAGGGTGCGAACCCGATCACCTTCTCGAACGCTGTCCGCCCCGGCCCGATCAGCCCGATCCCCGGGTCCGGGACAACAGCGCGCGTGTCGGCGGCACCGCGCATCGCGGCAAAATCGAGCGCCGCCTCGGCAATGGCAATTTCCGTCAGGGCCGATCCGCGCGCAAACACCTCGATGGCGGTGCGATAGCTGTTGCGGGTGGCGAAATCCATGTCGGAAAAGTCGGACCGGGCGCGCAGCCGGGCGTCGATCAGGCTGACATCCTCGACGAAATCCGCCCAGTCCAGTTCCGACGCAAGGCGCATGCTGGTCACGATGTTGCGCATCGTCACGTTCGACGCGCCCTGCCGCAACTGGGCATTCTGCACCACGGTCTCGACGGATGATCCTTGCCGGTGCAGCCGATCTTCCAGCCATGTGTGCAGCGGCGTTTCTGCCGGGTCGAACCCCCTCAGCCGCTTGGCGATCTGGGCGGCCATGATTTCATCCAACGGGGCCGAAGCCAGTCCGGCAGTGGCAGAATACAGCGCCTCTTGGGGCGTGCGCGGAGAATCTTTCCGCGCGGCCAAGACCTGATTGACGATATCGTCGGCGATCTGCCGCTGCGCGTCGCCCAAGGTGATCTGCTCGGCCAGCCGGCGCATGTTCTCGATCAGCACGATGCGCAAGGTGATGGCAACGGCCCACAGCTCGCCGATCGTCAGAGGGCTGACCTGCTGATAGGATTTCACAAACATGGCAAGGATCGGGCCCGTCAGCAGGCTGTCGGTATGGGCGACATAGGCCCAAGTCAGGCCAAGCACGCGCGGATAGCCGACAAAGGGTCCATTGGCCAGCTTCGGCAACTGCCGATAATAGCCTGTCGGCAGGTCGTCGGCGATCTGGCGGAGCTGCTGTTCGACAAGGTGAAAGTTGTCCAGAAGCCATTCGGCAGCGGGAGCGATGGGGCGCCCGGCCTGCAATGCCGCCGCGCAAGAGCGGTAGGCGCCAAGCAGGAACGTCGCGTTATCCTCGACCCGTGCGGGCAGCGGACGGACACGCAGACGGGGATGCTGTGCAACACCCTGCGCTGCGGCCAGTGACAGCGCGTGATGCGCCAGCCGTTCCGGCCCGAACAGTTCCGAGCGGATGACGGCCGTATCTTGCCATAGGTTCAATGCGGGCGGCTGCCAGCCAGCGACGCGGAGCGCGCGAAGATGCCAGCCCCGAGCCCGGCTCGGGGCGGTCACGCGCCGTGACGCACGGGCGGGGGCGACACGCGGTCGTTCAGGTCAGCCGTACCTTCGGTGGCGTCATTGGACACTTGGCCCGGATCAGCGTCGCACGGTGCCTTCGCGGGCAGATCGGGCCGCACGCGGCGGGTCATCGCGGTCCAGTTGTTCTCGATCTGATCCCAGTTCATGACGGTTCCTTTCGGGGGCAGCACCGAGTTGACATGCACAGGCATGTCTGCCGCGGCGCGGTTGGAGTGGGCGGAAATGCACGGATATCGCAGCGTTTCGGCCGCAGCG belongs to Frigidibacter mobilis and includes:
- a CDS encoding GH36-type glycosyl hydrolase domain-containing protein translates to MNLWQDTAVIRSELFGPERLAHHALSLAAAQGVAQHPRLRVRPLPARVEDNATFLLGAYRSCAAALQAGRPIAPAAEWLLDNFHLVEQQLRQIADDLPTGYYRQLPKLANGPFVGYPRVLGLTWAYVAHTDSLLTGPILAMFVKSYQQVSPLTIGELWAVAITLRIVLIENMRRLAEQITLGDAQRQIADDIVNQVLAARKDSPRTPQEALYSATAGLASAPLDEIMAAQIAKRLRGFDPAETPLHTWLEDRLHRQGSSVETVVQNAQLRQGASNVTMRNIVTSMRLASELDWADFVEDVSLIDARLRARSDFSDMDFATRNSYRTAIEVFARGSALTEIAIAEAALDFAAMRGAADTRAVVPDPGIGLIGPGRTAFEKVIGFAPSLRMRIGRRLGRLGLGGYLAAIALVSVGALAVALWATGASGAALALLGLSGLVVATETGTALVNLAVTRAVRPKLLPGLDLSAGIPPHLRTLIAVPVLLGDRRDLQALVEQLEVHHLSSVGGALHYALLSDGPDAGTETTPEDASLIAEADAAMTRLNTSYPSDHGNRFVFLHRHRLWNPAEGVWMGWERKRGKLEELNRLLRGATDTSFLPHPPLPRDVRFVITLDADTRLLRDTVARLIGKMAHPLNRAVFDPVSRRITAGYGVIQPRVTPALPIGAEGSLFQRIFSSPGGIEPYAAAISNVYQDLFGEGSFTGKGIYDVDAFSASLAGRVPPNTMLSHDLYEGIFARTGLASDIDVVDEFPARFDVAARRQHRWVRGDWQLLPWLARRGSGLTAVGRWKMIDNLRRALVAPLALVSLCAGWLMPLPVAAAWTIAVLVLLSLPHLVGLPFAVLPGRAGITSRSHFAALAADTCAALAQIALNIAFLAESAWQMADACARTLIRLTVTRRHLLQWVTAAASGAGARPGPVAQYRRMAGGVLLGLGTCAAAMAINPAVWPVAAPFALLWLAAPLLAHRISLPRAVADAAPLGSDDSRALRLIARRTWRYFETFVTAEDNFLPPDNFQETPVPTVFHRTSPTNIGLYLLSTTVARDFGWIGQAAAITRLEQTLHTLQRMPRFRGHLYNWHDTRDLHVLDPAYVSSVDSGNLAGHLIAVAQACAEWQAAPVSEAARRTGLGDAIALAQQALPADTDAVGALLDELTAGNARQDPLADLLPLAAHAAELAQAGGEPAADLAFWCGAARDCIVGHVEDAAGGHADRLAAVEYLARSLALSMDFGLLVDPEKKLLSIGYSVSTNARDANCYDLLASEARLASLFAIAKGDVATRHWFRLGRAATPIGAGSALISWSGSMFEYLMPSLVMRAPAGSVLEQTNRLIVARQMAYGAANAMPWGVSESSYNARDLQMTYQYSNFGVPGLGLKRGLNANRVVAPYATGLAAMVDPRAALQNFARLAGIGAEGRHGFYEAVDFTAQRLPAGADHAIVQSFMAHHQGMTITAIANTLQDGRLRTRFHAEPMIRAVDLLLQERVPRDATAAPPRAEDVPVTTVEAADAPVTRRFDAPDSGAPTGHLLSNGSYGVMLTPTGGGFSRWRDLAVTRWRPDRVQDSPGSPIFARDVASGALWSAGVQPTGAHPGRHRAAFSEHLACFVYQAPRLSMTTEVVVSAEDDAEARRVTLTNTGGHAHEIDLTSYAELVLAPPAADLAHPAFSKLFVVTDFHPELGALIATRRRRSHTDPEVWAAHIAVVEGQETAPIQYETDRARFIGRGRSIGTAAMAEGALSCTTGTVLDPVFAIRRRVLVPSGGMVRVTFWTIVAATPEVLLDQVDRHRDPSAFERAETLSWTQGQVQLRHLGLTSATAADFQRLGGMILRDDPRLRASPRQIEAGAGPQSGLWPLAISGDLPIIMFQISDTEDAAALHEVLTAHEYLRMRQLDVDLVILNDRASSYVQDMQTTIDTAVRSAQSRPRSEMHRGGAKGAIHTLRADLVTQELRAMLLSVACVALVARRGSIGAQIDALAPAAALPARTAIVTVAAAAPAMPVPELEFFNGTGGFAEDGREYVTVLRDGKTTPAPWINVIANPGFGFQVSAEGSGHAWAENSRENQLTPWSNDPITDPAGEAIYLHDLDSGATWTPTALPIRTSGTYLARHGFGYSRFQHAANGIAADMVQFVPLDEPVKITRLTLRNTGPGIRRLSVTAYAEWVLGTSRSATAAHVITAADPATGAIFARNPFAIAFPGRVAFADLGAETASQTADRAEFLGQNGSMAVPAGIGALPLSGRTGPALDPCAALQRLLTLAPGESVTMVFLLGQAASAEAAQDLILRHRAADPEETLETVRRYWTDLLTAVQIRSPDRAMDILLNGWLLYQTLACRIWARAGFYQASGAYGFRDQLQDGMALTALRPDMTRAHLLRAAARQFPEGDVQHWWLPHSGQGVRTRISDDRVWLGYGVAHYIAVSGDATILDEQIPFLEGPALPPGAHDDFFQPAVSDTHASLFEHCARGLDQAIDLTGGNGLPLIGTGDWNDGMNRVGEGGQGTSVWLGWLLVATIDRMAPLADGRDPGRAARWRAHRDQVVQAIERDGWDGAWYRRGTFDDGTPLGSAASDECRIDSIAQSWAVLSGAADPARARAAMASMTEHLVRPDPGLALLFAPPFDRTPLDPGYIKGYPPGLRENGGQYSHAAMWAILAQIGLGDGDAAGALFALVNPINHALTPEDAARYKVEPYVVAADVYSTAPHAGRGGWTWYTGSAGWMYRAGIEGLLGLTRAGQSLTFAPCFPRHWPQVQATIALGDTRLQATIDNPGRSGQGVASADLDGSLLDIVDGRLTLALPLPAGGSRRHLTIRLKE